A portion of the Edaphobacter lichenicola genome contains these proteins:
- a CDS encoding BON domain-containing protein — MHDANKHLSAPHAFLVATTMALIVSLAGCRSRTPAAPVDDASLTTALQSRIASDGALSTESIQSSVQAGVATLTGNVSSEAARSLAAADAAQVSGIKTVVNNLIVQAPAPPITAAAALPPQPPVPVIPKKTPILKPKPAPVPAPVVREAPAEIPATQVAVAPPPPPPQELPPAPPPPPPPPAFQNITLTPDTIIPIRITQTLDSATTQQGDTFTGTIATDIVIDNLVAIRQGTPVSGRVSAVQEAAHYKGSSLLTVELTSINRRGEKIAITTAPYSVEGKGRGKNTAEKVGGGAAVGAILGGILGGGKGAAIGAAAGGGVGAGANTITRGEQVQIPSESLIRFQLTTTLSLKVPAQNTESTSTNPDLQQRPADQPPQ; from the coding sequence ATGCACGACGCCAACAAACATCTGTCCGCTCCGCACGCTTTTCTGGTCGCCACCACCATGGCTTTGATCGTCAGTTTAGCCGGCTGCAGGAGCAGGACGCCTGCGGCTCCCGTCGATGACGCCAGCCTGACCACAGCGCTGCAGAGCCGTATCGCCAGCGATGGCGCCCTCAGTACGGAATCCATTCAATCTTCCGTCCAGGCCGGTGTCGCCACCCTCACCGGCAACGTCAGCAGCGAAGCCGCTCGTTCCCTCGCCGCCGCCGATGCTGCACAGGTCTCGGGCATCAAGACAGTTGTCAATAATCTGATCGTTCAAGCACCAGCGCCACCAATCACTGCCGCAGCCGCCCTCCCACCGCAGCCGCCTGTACCGGTCATTCCAAAGAAGACTCCAATACTCAAGCCGAAGCCGGCACCAGTTCCGGCGCCGGTCGTCCGCGAAGCGCCCGCTGAAATCCCAGCTACGCAAGTCGCAGTAGCTCCGCCACCACCGCCTCCGCAGGAGCTTCCGCCCGCACCGCCTCCGCCACCACCGCCGCCAGCCTTCCAAAACATTACTCTTACGCCCGACACTATCATTCCGATTCGCATCACCCAAACCCTCGATAGTGCCACGACCCAACAGGGTGACACCTTTACCGGGACTATTGCGACAGACATTGTCATAGACAATCTTGTCGCCATCCGTCAGGGCACACCCGTCTCCGGTCGGGTCTCGGCAGTCCAGGAAGCCGCTCACTACAAAGGCAGCTCTCTCCTTACTGTTGAACTCACCAGTATCAACCGCCGCGGTGAAAAAATCGCGATTACGACTGCTCCATACAGCGTGGAGGGCAAGGGCCGCGGAAAGAACACAGCAGAAAAGGTCGGCGGTGGTGCTGCGGTCGGCGCTATCCTCGGCGGCATTCTCGGTGGAGGTAAAGGAGCCGCCATCGGCGCCGCTGCTGGAGGAGGCGTCGGAGCCGGCGCCAACACCATCACCCGCGGAGAGCAAGTTCAGATTCCTTCCGAAAGCCTCATCCGTTTCCAACTAACCACTACTCTCTCCCTTAAGGTGCCAGCCCAAAATACTGAGAGCACATCAACCAACCCTGATCTGCAACAGCGGCCCGCAGATCAGCCACCGCAATAG
- a CDS encoding glycoside hydrolase family 57 protein translates to MTKASIDSEFTLSRESQAGPTISADPDSTVASRPLGYLTFTLHAHLPYVINHGTWPHGMEWLHEAAAETYLPLLRVLKSLERDNIRFNCNLNLSPILLEQLSHPVFIAEFPNYLSRKIVAAREDEAFFLQSGDVHLAETARYWQRFFSQALEDFNQFDRNIISGFRHFNDTGLIDIITCGATHGYMPLLGTDESVRAQIRTAVDTHIRHIGKPPRGIWAPECGYRPAGHWNYPVPNADGDPVAPGFNRIGVEQALSESGLEFFFVDTHLVEESRRMPSPYELQKGELPPDLNSERMTREPHRSLYQPYFVDGPYNASVGKAHPTTIFPRDPRTGVQVWSGDTGYPGDGVYLDFHKKRWPGGHRYWRVTGARVDMGDKQPYYPQEAAERTKAHAAHFVHLVHEALKSGFNDTVPPILCSPFDAELFGHWWFEGPLWLEAIARTLHDYNTGLELISCADYLDLYPRAGFIAMEEGSWGAEGTNQVWMNPETSWTYTHIYPAELYTRDACTNGLWQNSPAGKRILQQLCRELLLLESSDWQFLITTGAARDYAEIRFLTHNDQFNEVKAIWQNFESTGALTKANESRLSEIELRDSIFPDIDPGLWIAGAKQTHADAPVVANA, encoded by the coding sequence TTGACGAAGGCATCGATAGACTCCGAGTTCACCCTATCGCGCGAATCCCAAGCGGGTCCCACCATCTCTGCGGATCCCGATTCTACTGTTGCGTCCCGTCCACTGGGATATCTCACCTTCACTCTTCACGCCCATCTGCCCTACGTGATCAACCACGGCACATGGCCTCACGGTATGGAGTGGCTTCACGAAGCCGCTGCTGAAACTTACCTGCCACTCCTCCGCGTTCTTAAGAGCCTGGAACGCGACAACATTCGCTTCAACTGCAATCTCAATCTCTCGCCGATCCTTCTCGAACAACTCTCTCACCCCGTCTTCATTGCTGAGTTCCCCAACTACCTCTCGCGCAAGATCGTCGCCGCGCGCGAGGACGAGGCCTTCTTCCTCCAATCTGGTGACGTCCACCTCGCCGAAACTGCCCGCTACTGGCAGCGTTTCTTCTCTCAGGCTCTCGAGGACTTCAATCAGTTTGACCGAAACATCATCTCCGGCTTCCGCCACTTCAACGACACTGGTCTGATCGACATCATTACCTGCGGAGCCACGCACGGATATATGCCACTCCTGGGCACCGATGAGAGCGTCCGCGCCCAGATCCGCACCGCCGTTGACACTCACATTCGTCACATCGGCAAACCTCCCCGAGGCATATGGGCCCCCGAGTGTGGCTACCGCCCCGCGGGTCATTGGAACTATCCCGTCCCCAATGCCGACGGAGACCCCGTTGCGCCTGGCTTTAATCGCATCGGTGTAGAACAAGCGCTCTCAGAGTCAGGTCTCGAGTTTTTCTTCGTCGACACCCACCTTGTAGAGGAGTCGAGACGAATGCCTTCGCCCTACGAACTGCAAAAGGGCGAACTACCGCCAGATCTCAATAGCGAGCGAATGACCCGAGAGCCGCATCGCTCTCTCTATCAACCCTACTTCGTCGACGGTCCTTACAACGCATCCGTGGGCAAAGCGCACCCCACGACGATCTTCCCCCGCGACCCTCGCACTGGAGTCCAGGTCTGGTCTGGCGACACCGGCTACCCCGGCGATGGCGTCTACCTCGACTTCCACAAAAAACGCTGGCCGGGCGGCCACCGCTATTGGCGCGTCACTGGCGCCAGGGTCGACATGGGGGACAAGCAACCCTACTACCCACAAGAAGCAGCCGAGCGCACCAAAGCCCACGCCGCCCACTTCGTCCATCTCGTCCACGAAGCTCTCAAATCAGGCTTCAACGACACCGTCCCCCCTATTCTGTGCTCGCCGTTCGACGCCGAGCTCTTCGGCCATTGGTGGTTCGAGGGTCCCCTCTGGCTCGAAGCCATTGCTCGCACCCTCCACGACTACAACACTGGTCTCGAGCTCATCAGTTGCGCAGACTATCTCGACCTGTACCCGCGAGCTGGATTCATCGCCATGGAAGAGGGCTCATGGGGTGCAGAAGGTACCAATCAAGTCTGGATGAACCCCGAAACGAGCTGGACCTACACCCACATCTACCCCGCAGAGTTATATACTCGCGACGCTTGCACCAACGGCCTCTGGCAAAACTCGCCCGCTGGCAAGCGCATTCTCCAGCAGCTGTGCCGTGAGCTCTTACTCCTCGAATCCTCCGACTGGCAGTTCCTCATCACCACCGGTGCCGCTCGGGACTACGCCGAGATTCGCTTCCTCACCCACAACGATCAGTTCAATGAGGTAAAAGCTATCTGGCAAAACTTCGAATCAACCGGCGCACTCACTAAAGCGAATGAGTCGCGACTGTCCGAGATAGAACTTCGTGACAGCATCTTCCCGGACATCGATCCCGGCCTCTGGATCGCTGGAGCCAAACAGACACACGCCGACGCTCCTGTCGTCGCTAACGCCTGA
- a CDS encoding YtxH domain-containing protein → MSDIDNDGGVSGLGWFLAGLGVGALVGVLYAPKAGKETREDLVASALDARDKAAVLAQQAQDRANVLAAQGKQQVSEYVDRGKEYYDRGRTQWAQYVEKGKGLVQEQQDKVAAAVNAGKDAYASTTGSTGESHS, encoded by the coding sequence ATGTCAGATATCGACAACGATGGTGGAGTTAGCGGATTGGGCTGGTTTCTTGCGGGTCTGGGAGTTGGAGCCCTGGTCGGAGTTCTTTATGCGCCGAAGGCTGGCAAAGAGACGCGGGAAGACTTGGTTGCCAGTGCACTGGACGCGAGGGACAAGGCCGCAGTTCTCGCACAGCAGGCTCAGGACCGCGCGAATGTGCTGGCCGCGCAGGGCAAGCAGCAGGTGAGTGAGTATGTAGACCGTGGCAAGGAGTACTATGACCGCGGACGAACTCAGTGGGCTCAGTACGTTGAGAAGGGTAAAGGGCTTGTGCAGGAGCAGCAGGATAAAGTTGCTGCGGCCGTTAACGCGGGCAAGGATGCATACGCGAGCACGACAGGCTCAACGGGCGAATCTCACTCGTAG
- a CDS encoding class I SAM-dependent methyltransferase: MKTTASTFDDTTHQSLESPASSLNTNEPDFDRIARPYRWLEYLTLGRALERCRLHYLPNLLHQRHALLLGDGDGRFLAQLLARNPDLQADAVDTSATMLRLLRQRCEATAPSTTARLQTHQASALTVPIEGKSYDLIITHFFLDCLSQPELDALVTRIAPRLTPGALWLISDFRIPSGLMRLPAKFLISTLYLAFRILTGLRTTRLPDHSSSLTQAGLTRIAHQHRLAGLLVTELWQFTPPSRLPLRQ; the protein is encoded by the coding sequence ATGAAAACGACAGCATCCACGTTTGACGACACCACACACCAGTCGCTCGAGTCTCCCGCATCCAGCCTTAATACCAATGAGCCCGACTTCGATCGCATCGCGCGTCCATATCGCTGGCTCGAATACCTGACTCTCGGTCGGGCTCTTGAACGCTGTCGCCTTCACTATCTGCCGAATCTCCTCCACCAAAGACACGCTCTCCTCCTTGGCGACGGAGACGGTCGCTTCCTCGCGCAACTTCTCGCCCGTAACCCAGACCTTCAGGCCGACGCGGTCGACACCAGCGCCACAATGCTTCGCCTCCTCCGCCAGCGATGCGAAGCAACCGCTCCCAGCACCACAGCCCGCCTCCAAACCCACCAGGCCAGCGCTCTAACCGTCCCGATCGAAGGAAAATCCTATGACTTGATCATCACGCACTTCTTCCTCGACTGTCTCAGCCAACCCGAACTCGATGCCCTCGTCACCCGCATCGCGCCGAGACTCACTCCGGGAGCCCTCTGGCTCATCTCCGACTTCCGAATCCCAAGCGGCCTCATGCGCCTCCCCGCAAAATTCCTCATCAGCACCCTCTACCTTGCGTTCCGCATTCTCACCGGTCTTCGTACCACTCGACTACCCGATCACTCCAGTTCACTCACCCAAGCAGGTCTCACACGAATCGCTCACCAGCACCGTCTGGCCGGTCTTCTCGTCACCGAACTTTGGCAGTTCACCCCACCCTCACGCCTCCCCCTTCGGCAATAA